The following are encoded in a window of Mycobacteroides chelonae CCUG 47445 genomic DNA:
- a CDS encoding arabinosyltransferase domain-containing protein, with the protein MPSPLSKSATAGTAQRARLISLAAASIGVLLCVLVPLLPVRQSTVDITWPQGVTADGNITSITAPLVSGAPLSFEAHIPCTAIATLPAGGGVVLSTSPDGGLEASRHALFVRATSDLVVVAFRDNVATVAPRKAVESGGCTSLDIWANAGGVGANFAGLPGANGTLPIEKKPQVTGLFTDLKVPAAGGPTAHVVVDTRFITSPTALKLAALVLGLAAVAIAIGALAVLDRGTRRPVRRPFRLPDRAALLTNGLADIGVVGTLLLWHVIGAITSDDGNVLVEARVAHQAGYVTEYYRYFGATASPFDWYATLLSWLTQVSTVGVWMRVPATLAGIGTWYILRKKMLPRLGEQLAASRTAVWTAALVFLAAWLPFNNGLRPEPIIVFGTVVTWILVERSIATRRLSPAALAIVTALLTATVAPQGLIALGPLLAGGRAIARVISVRRVRYGRFTPVTVLAASVAGVLAFTFRDQTLATVAESARIKYVVGPTIAWYQEFLRYYFLTVESNVDGSLTRRIAVFTLLLCLFGTLAVLLRRGVLPGLASGPVWRLLGSTAIGLLLLTFTPTKWAIQFGIFAGLSGALGAVAAFTFARVGLHSRRNLALYVTALLFILAWSTSGINGWFYVGNYGVPWFDKQPVIAGQPVTTIFLALSIVTALLAGWLHFRLDYAGHTEVENTRRNRLLASTPLMIVAAIMVILEVSSMAKGVYARSDTYTTGKANLLALAGRPCAMANDILVEPDANDGLLQPIPGQPAGKYGPLGGTDPIGFTPDAVETGMTSLPVIGKPGLVNSDASPNAPIMEVSDAAGTTGGIGPVGINGSNALLPFGLDPARTPVMGSYGENSIAAHLKSSWYELPPPSPDRPLVVISAAGAIWSFQQDGTFSPEINYGQSLKLEWGVRDQGSPGGIRALRQDYPIDIGPQRVWRNLRFPTKTAPAGANVVRIVADDPNLSNDQWLAFTPPRVPTLKTAQDLLGSDTPVLLDMAVAQNFPCQRPFSERLGVAELPKFRVMPEHKQVATSSNMWMSAEDGGPFMFTTALLRTSSVPTYLRNDWYRDWGSIEKYEPVIAADLAPNAQLTEGTVVVNGWTRNGPIRALP; encoded by the coding sequence GTGCCTTCGCCGCTTTCAAAGTCCGCGACAGCAGGTACAGCCCAGCGGGCACGTCTGATTTCATTGGCTGCGGCCTCCATCGGTGTGCTGTTGTGTGTGCTCGTTCCCCTGCTGCCGGTCCGCCAGTCCACCGTCGACATCACCTGGCCTCAGGGAGTCACGGCCGACGGGAACATCACCAGCATCACGGCACCGCTGGTGTCGGGCGCGCCACTGTCCTTCGAGGCGCACATCCCATGCACCGCCATCGCGACCTTGCCCGCCGGCGGTGGTGTGGTGCTGTCGACCAGCCCCGACGGCGGCCTCGAGGCAAGCCGACACGCGTTGTTCGTCCGTGCGACCTCTGACCTGGTGGTGGTCGCCTTCCGCGATAACGTCGCGACAGTCGCCCCGCGCAAGGCGGTGGAATCCGGTGGTTGCACCTCGCTGGACATCTGGGCCAATGCCGGCGGCGTGGGTGCCAACTTCGCCGGGCTCCCCGGCGCCAACGGAACCCTGCCCATCGAGAAAAAGCCTCAGGTGACCGGCCTGTTCACCGACCTCAAGGTGCCCGCAGCGGGCGGGCCGACAGCCCACGTGGTGGTCGACACCCGGTTCATCACCAGCCCAACCGCTTTGAAGCTCGCGGCCTTGGTGCTCGGCCTTGCCGCGGTGGCCATCGCCATCGGAGCACTGGCCGTACTGGACCGCGGTACACGTAGACCCGTCCGGCGCCCATTCAGGCTGCCGGATCGTGCGGCTCTGCTGACCAACGGCCTCGCCGATATCGGAGTCGTTGGCACACTTCTTCTTTGGCATGTCATCGGCGCCATCACCTCCGACGACGGCAACGTCCTGGTCGAGGCGCGCGTGGCCCATCAGGCCGGATACGTTACCGAGTACTACCGCTACTTCGGCGCGACTGCCTCCCCATTCGATTGGTACGCAACCCTTTTGAGCTGGCTTACGCAAGTGAGCACGGTCGGCGTCTGGATGCGCGTGCCGGCCACTCTCGCGGGCATCGGCACCTGGTACATCCTGCGCAAAAAGATGCTGCCCCGCCTCGGTGAGCAGCTCGCCGCGAGCCGCACCGCGGTATGGACCGCGGCACTGGTCTTCCTGGCTGCCTGGCTGCCCTTCAACAATGGCTTGCGGCCCGAACCGATCATCGTGTTCGGCACCGTGGTCACCTGGATCCTGGTGGAGCGCTCCATCGCGACCCGGCGCCTATCCCCGGCCGCTCTGGCTATCGTCACGGCACTACTCACCGCCACCGTTGCTCCCCAGGGCCTCATCGCGCTGGGACCGCTACTCGCCGGCGGACGAGCCATTGCCCGCGTGATCTCCGTGCGGCGGGTCCGATACGGACGATTCACCCCCGTCACGGTGCTGGCAGCATCGGTCGCGGGTGTGCTGGCCTTTACCTTCCGGGACCAGACACTGGCCACGGTCGCCGAATCCGCCCGCATCAAATACGTGGTGGGCCCGACAATCGCCTGGTACCAGGAATTTCTGCGCTACTACTTCCTGACCGTCGAATCCAATGTCGACGGCTCGCTGACACGCCGCATCGCGGTGTTCACCCTGCTGCTCTGCCTCTTCGGCACACTCGCGGTGCTACTGCGCCGTGGCGTACTTCCGGGCCTGGCCAGCGGACCGGTGTGGCGACTCCTCGGCAGCACCGCGATTGGGCTGCTGTTACTCACCTTCACCCCCACCAAATGGGCGATTCAGTTCGGCATCTTCGCCGGGCTGTCCGGTGCGCTCGGCGCGGTCGCGGCCTTCACGTTCGCCCGGGTCGGACTGCACTCACGACGCAACCTGGCGCTCTACGTCACGGCCCTGCTGTTCATCCTGGCGTGGTCGACCTCCGGCATCAACGGCTGGTTCTACGTCGGCAACTACGGCGTGCCGTGGTTCGACAAGCAACCGGTCATCGCCGGACAACCGGTCACCACGATCTTCCTGGCACTGTCGATCGTCACCGCCCTGCTGGCCGGTTGGTTGCACTTCCGTCTGGACTACGCAGGGCACACCGAGGTCGAGAACACCCGCAGGAACCGGCTCCTGGCCTCCACGCCGCTGATGATCGTGGCGGCGATCATGGTGATTCTCGAGGTCTCCTCCATGGCCAAGGGGGTCTACGCACGCAGCGATACCTACACCACCGGCAAGGCCAATCTGCTGGCTCTGGCCGGCAGACCGTGCGCGATGGCCAACGACATCCTCGTCGAACCTGACGCCAATGACGGCCTGCTGCAACCCATTCCAGGCCAGCCAGCGGGCAAGTACGGACCCCTCGGCGGCACCGACCCCATCGGCTTCACCCCCGATGCGGTAGAGACCGGTATGACCTCACTGCCCGTCATCGGCAAGCCGGGCCTGGTGAACTCCGATGCCTCACCCAACGCACCCATCATGGAGGTCAGCGATGCGGCCGGGACCACCGGCGGTATCGGGCCCGTCGGAATCAACGGCTCCAACGCACTGCTGCCATTCGGACTCGATCCCGCCCGCACTCCGGTGATGGGTAGCTACGGCGAGAATTCGATTGCCGCGCATCTGAAGTCTTCGTGGTACGAGCTTCCTCCGCCCAGCCCGGATCGCCCACTGGTGGTGATCTCGGCCGCCGGAGCGATCTGGTCGTTCCAGCAAGACGGCACCTTCAGCCCGGAGATCAACTACGGCCAGTCGCTCAAGCTGGAGTGGGGAGTCCGCGACCAGGGCAGTCCCGGTGGCATCCGTGCGCTTCGCCAGGATTACCCGATCGACATCGGGCCGCAGAGAGTCTGGCGCAACCTGAGGTTCCCCACCAAGACCGCTCCTGCAGGGGCCAACGTAGTTCGGATAGTCGCCGACGACCCGAACCTGTCCAACGACCAGTGGTTGGCGTTCACGCCACCCCGGGTGCCCACCCTCAAGACCGCACAGGATCTGTTGGGCTCCGATACTCCGGTACTACTGGATATGGCTGTGGCGCAGAACTTCCCCTGCCAGCGGCCGTTCAGCGAGCGCCTCGGGGTCGCCGAGCTGCCCAAGTTCCGGGTCATGCCCGAACACAAGCAGGTCGCGACGTCGTCGAACATGTGGATGTCGGCCGAGGACGGCGGACCGTTCATGTTCACGACCGCGCTGCTGCGAACCTCCTCGGTTCCGACCTATCTGCGTAATGACTGGTACCGCGACTGGGGCTCGATCGAGAAGTACGAGCCCGTCATCGCCGCAGACCTGGCACCCAACGCACAACTCACTGAGGGCACCGTCGTGGTGAACGGCTGGACCCGCAACGGACCGATTCGAGCCCTGCCATGA